A genomic stretch from Petrimonas mucosa includes:
- a CDS encoding acetyl-CoA carboxylase biotin carboxylase subunit has protein sequence MNKRILIANRGEIAIRIIRSAKKLGLTTCVIQGNREPDAMYLEYADEVIPIRENLADKIIFLNPAEIIRLALEHKIDMIHPGYGYLSENPDFAAMCEQNGIIFVGPSSELIRNMGIKTIAKKMAAEAGMPLVPGSDGAITDARVAKEFADRIGYPVILKASAGGGGRGMRIVEKPETMERHFRSAYDEAVAAFGNGDIFIEKYLTNPKHLEFQILGDKFGHVIHLGERECSLQRKHQKLVEEAPSASIDAKMREQMGALAVKFAKTIGYYSAGTIEFILDEDGSYYFMEMNTRIQVEHPVTEMVTGVDLIEWQLRIAMGEKLQLKQKEITFNGWAIECRVNTEDPQNRFSPQTGFIEKITFPHGDHIRVETGVKDFSVVTPYFDSMIAKIIVHGENRDDCIDKSLSALKEFSISGLKTTVPFCRTVLRSKEFREATYTTHWVDSVFTTDMLESEDEAMMAALAATITYAKEYLQYSSDSPMFKSESLNVWVLNKRINK, from the coding sequence ATGAATAAAAGAATCCTAATCGCCAACCGGGGAGAAATAGCCATACGCATCATCCGGTCTGCAAAAAAACTGGGCCTGACCACCTGCGTCATCCAGGGCAATCGTGAACCGGACGCCATGTACCTGGAATATGCCGACGAGGTGATCCCTATCCGGGAGAATCTGGCCGACAAGATTATCTTCCTCAATCCCGCAGAGATTATACGGCTCGCTCTTGAGCATAAGATCGACATGATCCATCCCGGTTACGGCTATCTGTCGGAGAATCCCGACTTCGCTGCCATGTGTGAACAGAACGGCATCATCTTTGTGGGCCCCTCATCCGAGCTGATCCGCAACATGGGAATCAAGACCATCGCCAAGAAGATGGCGGCAGAGGCGGGAATGCCGCTAGTGCCGGGTAGCGACGGCGCAATTACCGATGCCAGGGTCGCCAAGGAGTTTGCCGACAGGATCGGCTATCCGGTCATCCTGAAGGCGTCGGCCGGTGGCGGCGGACGAGGCATGCGTATTGTGGAGAAACCGGAGACCATGGAGCGCCATTTCAGGTCGGCCTACGACGAGGCAGTGGCCGCTTTCGGGAACGGGGATATCTTTATCGAGAAGTACCTGACCAATCCCAAGCATCTGGAGTTCCAGATCCTTGGCGACAAATTCGGGCATGTCATCCATCTGGGTGAGCGGGAGTGTTCCCTGCAAAGGAAACACCAGAAGCTGGTGGAGGAGGCTCCCTCGGCCAGTATCGATGCCAAAATGAGGGAGCAGATGGGCGCGCTGGCAGTAAAGTTCGCCAAAACCATCGGCTATTACTCTGCAGGAACAATCGAATTTATTCTCGACGAGGATGGCTCCTACTATTTCATGGAGATGAATACCCGCATCCAGGTGGAACACCCCGTAACGGAGATGGTTACCGGGGTAGACCTGATCGAATGGCAGCTCCGGATAGCCATGGGCGAGAAGCTCCAGTTGAAACAGAAGGAGATCACCTTCAACGGTTGGGCTATCGAGTGCAGGGTAAACACGGAGGATCCGCAGAACCGCTTCTCACCGCAGACCGGATTTATCGAGAAGATCACCTTTCCTCATGGAGATCATATCCGTGTGGAGACCGGGGTCAAGGATTTCTCGGTGGTTACTCCCTATTTCGATTCGATGATCGCCAAGATCATTGTGCATGGTGAGAACCGGGACGACTGTATCGACAAGAGTCTGAGTGCCCTGAAAGAGTTCTCCATCTCGGGATTGAAAACTACCGTGCCGTTCTGCAGGACCGTCCTGCGCAGCAAGGAGTTCAGGGAGGCCACCTACACCACCCATTGGGTCGATTCGGTCTTTACAACCGACATGCTCGAGTCGGAAGATGAAGCGATGATGGCAGCACTGGCTGCAACCATCACCTATGCCAAAGAGTATCTGCAATACTCTTCCGACTCCCCGATGTTCAAGAGTGAATCGCTCAACGTCTGGGTATTGAATAAACGAATAAATAAATAA
- a CDS encoding acetyl-CoA carboxylase biotin carboxyl carrier protein subunit, translated as MATSYVYKRDATRLFIAMRDNGDRYKIYLPKESKPIINGEERDVFFLEHKNNFSSFRMGDVTYRCEITQRDQHRITVKVNGVEYKFSIESIFSYLRRNLLNKGAEVDVGNELKSPMPGKIVDIFVSEGDLVNKDEPILRLEAMKMQNEINASCNGVIRKIHVSPGQSIMQDELLVEITSIDE; from the coding sequence ATGGCAACATCATATGTATACAAGAGAGATGCCACCAGGCTCTTCATCGCTATGCGCGACAATGGCGACAGGTATAAGATCTACCTGCCCAAGGAGTCGAAGCCGATCATTAACGGTGAGGAGAGAGATGTCTTTTTCCTGGAGCACAAGAACAACTTCTCCTCTTTCAGGATGGGCGATGTCACCTACCGGTGCGAGATCACCCAGCGCGACCAGCACCGGATCACGGTAAAGGTGAACGGCGTGGAGTACAAGTTCAGCATTGAGTCCATCTTCTCCTATCTGCGCCGCAACCTCCTCAACAAGGGAGCTGAAGTAGATGTCGGCAATGAACTGAAATCTCCCATGCCGGGGAAGATCGTCGACATTTTTGTAAGTGAAGGCGACCTGGTAAACAAGGATGAGCCGATACTGAGACTTGAGGCGATGAAGATGCAGAACGAGATCAACGCCAGCTGTAACGGAGTAATCCGCAAAATTCACGTTTCTCCCGGTCAATCGATCATGCAGGACGAGTTACTGGTGGAGATCACCTCGATTGATGAGTAA
- a CDS encoding phosphoglycerate dehydrogenase, translating to MGKYKIKTLNGISKTGLDKFGQNYEVGSDIDTPDGIILRSASLHETEFPGNLHCIARAGAGVNNIPVERCSEKGIVVFNTPGANANAVKELAVAAMLLSSRKIVEGINWARSLKGDDLPKQVEKGKAQFAGPEISGKRLGVIGLGAIGVMVANAAVNLEMEVYGYDPYISVDHAWGLSRAVKKANDLRKLFKHCDYITLHIPLTDETKHMLGKEAFAEMKEGVRIINLSRGELVNDEDIIDALGAGIVSEYVTDFPNEKLINVPGVIPVPHLGASTPESEDNCAVMAVMQLKDFLENGNIRNSVNFPACDMGVSIVKHRLTIAHKNIPKMLGQISAVLSEQGTNIANMINRSRGDYAYTMVDLEEEIIDENVKRIRNITGVLRVRVI from the coding sequence ATGGGTAAGTACAAGATTAAGACCCTGAATGGAATCTCAAAAACGGGGTTGGATAAATTTGGTCAGAACTATGAGGTAGGGAGTGACATCGACACACCGGATGGTATCATCCTTCGCAGTGCTTCGCTGCACGAGACGGAGTTTCCCGGCAACCTGCACTGCATTGCACGTGCCGGAGCAGGTGTAAACAACATTCCGGTGGAGAGATGTTCGGAAAAGGGAATTGTTGTATTCAACACGCCCGGAGCAAATGCCAATGCGGTAAAGGAGCTTGCTGTTGCAGCCATGTTGCTGTCGTCGCGCAAGATTGTAGAGGGAATCAACTGGGCAAGGTCGCTTAAGGGTGATGATCTGCCTAAGCAGGTAGAGAAAGGAAAAGCACAATTTGCAGGTCCGGAGATCAGCGGGAAGAGGCTGGGAGTGATCGGACTGGGGGCCATCGGAGTGATGGTGGCAAATGCGGCGGTGAACCTGGAGATGGAGGTTTATGGCTACGATCCCTACATCTCCGTCGACCATGCATGGGGACTGTCTCGTGCGGTGAAGAAGGCCAATGACCTGCGAAAGCTCTTCAAGCATTGCGACTACATCACCCTCCATATCCCGTTGACCGACGAGACGAAGCATATGCTCGGCAAGGAGGCGTTTGCCGAGATGAAGGAGGGGGTACGGATCATCAACCTCTCCAGGGGAGAGCTTGTCAACGACGAAGATATCATCGATGCGTTGGGAGCCGGTATCGTGAGCGAGTATGTGACTGATTTTCCCAACGAGAAGCTGATTAATGTTCCGGGGGTTATTCCCGTGCCTCATCTGGGTGCCTCTACCCCCGAAAGCGAAGATAACTGTGCCGTGATGGCCGTAATGCAATTGAAGGATTTTCTTGAGAATGGCAATATCCGTAACTCGGTCAATTTCCCTGCATGCGATATGGGTGTCAGCATCGTCAAGCACCGACTGACCATTGCACATAAGAATATTCCCAAAATGTTGGGACAGATTTCGGCAGTACTCTCCGAACAGGGCACCAATATTGCCAACATGATCAACCGCAGCCGGGGTGATTATGCCTATACCATGGTCGACCTGGAGGAGGAGATTATCGATGAGAACGTGAAACGGATTAGAAATATTACGGGCGTATTGAGAGTGAGGGTGATTTAA
- a CDS encoding elongation factor G yields the protein MKVYKTNEIKNIAIVGNSGSGKTTLAEAMLFECGLIKRRGTIEGKNTVSDYFPVEKEYGYSVFSTVFSYEWKNKLMTLIDCPGSDDFSGNIASALGVTDLAVMLIDATSGVEVGTINQFRQIETLNKPIMFVMNRIDHEKADFENTITNLKEFYGSKVTPIQYPTGSGLAFDGIVDVLKQKFYKWKPGATAPDVLEIPDSEKEKAAEYYQVLLEAAAENDETLMEKYFEHGTLSEEEMLEGIQKGMITRGLFPVFCVSAEKNMAVHRLMNFLSLAAPSPDQVPAPKNRDGVTIEPDPNGPTSLFFFKTTVEPHIGEVSYFKVMSGKVKEGDDLTNADRSSKERVAQIYLVAGQMRNKVEELQAGSIAAAVKLKDVRTGNTLNAKGCDNRFNYIQFPEPRYRRAVKAKVEANAEKLNEALTRMREEDPSLVIEVSKELKQTIVSGQGEFHLKTMKWRLENNDKIEIDFLEPKIPYRETITKQARADYRHKKQSGGAGQFGEVHLIVEPYTEGMPLPEVYRFNGQEFKIQSRDIQTIELEWGGKLVFVNSIVGGAIDARFLPAILKGIMGRMEQGPLTGSYARDVRVIVYDGKMHPVDSNEISFMLAGRNAFSTAFKNAGPKILEPIYDVVVSVPSDYMGDVMSDLQGRRAMIMGMESEKGFEKLKARVPLKEMSSYSTSLSSITGGRASFTMKFADYELVPSDVQERLLKEYEAEEKED from the coding sequence ATGAAAGTTTACAAGACAAACGAAATCAAGAATATTGCTATCGTTGGCAATTCAGGATCGGGCAAGACCACTCTCGCAGAAGCAATGCTTTTCGAGTGTGGTCTTATAAAACGACGCGGCACGATCGAAGGGAAAAATACCGTGAGCGACTATTTTCCAGTTGAAAAGGAGTATGGATACTCGGTCTTCTCTACCGTATTTTCATATGAATGGAAAAACAAGCTGATGACACTGATCGATTGTCCGGGGTCGGACGATTTTTCAGGGAATATTGCCTCGGCACTTGGGGTAACCGACTTGGCCGTAATGCTGATCGACGCGACCAGTGGAGTGGAGGTGGGAACAATCAATCAATTCCGCCAGATCGAGACGCTCAACAAGCCTATTATGTTTGTAATGAACCGGATCGACCATGAAAAAGCCGACTTTGAAAACACCATTACCAACCTGAAAGAATTCTACGGGAGCAAGGTAACCCCCATCCAATATCCAACCGGAAGCGGTCTGGCATTCGACGGTATCGTGGATGTGCTCAAGCAGAAATTCTACAAATGGAAACCGGGAGCCACCGCGCCAGACGTGCTGGAGATACCCGACAGCGAAAAGGAGAAGGCGGCCGAATATTACCAGGTGCTGCTGGAAGCTGCGGCTGAGAATGACGAGACATTGATGGAGAAATATTTCGAGCATGGAACACTCTCGGAAGAGGAGATGCTCGAAGGGATCCAGAAGGGGATGATCACCAGGGGACTTTTCCCGGTGTTCTGCGTCTCTGCAGAGAAAAACATGGCTGTTCACCGGTTGATGAACTTCCTCAGCCTGGCCGCACCCTCGCCCGATCAGGTTCCCGCACCTAAAAACAGAGATGGCGTCACCATCGAGCCCGACCCTAACGGCCCCACATCGCTTTTCTTCTTCAAGACTACTGTTGAGCCGCATATCGGCGAGGTTTCCTACTTCAAGGTGATGAGCGGAAAGGTGAAAGAGGGCGATGACCTCACCAATGCCGACAGGAGCTCGAAGGAGCGTGTTGCCCAGATCTACCTGGTTGCCGGACAGATGAGAAACAAGGTGGAGGAGTTGCAGGCAGGAAGTATTGCCGCAGCAGTCAAACTGAAAGATGTACGCACAGGCAACACACTGAATGCCAAGGGATGTGATAACCGTTTCAACTACATCCAGTTCCCCGAACCGCGTTACCGCAGGGCTGTAAAGGCCAAGGTTGAAGCCAACGCCGAGAAGTTGAACGAAGCGCTTACCCGTATGCGGGAAGAAGATCCCTCATTGGTTATCGAAGTCTCCAAAGAGTTGAAGCAGACCATCGTTTCGGGTCAGGGTGAATTCCACCTGAAGACGATGAAATGGAGGCTCGAAAACAATGACAAGATTGAGATCGATTTCCTCGAACCGAAGATACCTTATCGCGAGACCATCACCAAGCAGGCGCGTGCCGACTATCGCCACAAAAAGCAGTCGGGCGGCGCCGGACAGTTTGGGGAAGTTCACCTGATCGTGGAACCCTATACCGAAGGTATGCCTCTGCCGGAAGTGTACCGTTTTAACGGCCAGGAGTTCAAGATACAGTCGCGTGACATACAGACCATCGAACTGGAATGGGGAGGTAAACTCGTTTTCGTCAACAGTATCGTGGGAGGTGCCATCGATGCCCGTTTCCTTCCGGCCATCCTGAAGGGAATCATGGGACGCATGGAACAGGGTCCACTGACCGGCTCCTATGCCCGCGATGTACGTGTTATCGTCTACGACGGCAAGATGCACCCGGTAGACTCCAACGAAATCTCATTCATGCTGGCCGGACGCAACGCTTTCAGCACCGCATTCAAGAATGCCGGCCCCAAGATCCTGGAACCGATCTACGACGTGGTTGTTTCCGTTCCCAGCGACTATATGGGTGACGTGATGAGTGATCTCCAGGGACGTCGCGCCATGATCATGGGCATGGAGAGCGAGAAAGGGTTTGAGAAGCTGAAAGCCCGTGTTCCGCTGAAAGAGATGTCGAGCTACTCCACTTCGTTGAGTTCGATTACCGGCGGCCGCGCATCGTTTACGATGAAGTTTGCCGACTATGAACTCGTTCCTTCGGATGTACAGGAAAGACTGCTGAAAGAGTATGAGGCAGAAGAGAAAGAGGATTAA
- a CDS encoding HAD family hydrolase codes for MRYRHIVFDIDGTMLDTGRADMLATQETFFQLTGEWRAPEEFRFALGIPNSTVFARLGIEDVEEASLMWEENFSKYHPTIRLFDGIVEILKALRELGIYPGIVTSRRRREFNADFAAFGLNHLFGTVICVDDTPRPKPYPDPLLEYLKRVDGVRQETIYIGDTLYDEQCAHAAEVDFALAAWGAHSREGIRADHHLESPGEVLKLVVDDL; via the coding sequence ATGCGTTACAGGCATATTGTTTTTGATATCGACGGCACCATGCTGGATACGGGAAGGGCCGACATGCTTGCCACACAGGAGACCTTCTTTCAACTTACCGGTGAGTGGAGGGCACCAGAGGAGTTCAGATTTGCCTTGGGCATTCCCAACTCAACGGTGTTTGCCCGGTTGGGGATTGAAGATGTTGAAGAAGCCAGTCTGATGTGGGAGGAGAACTTCAGCAAGTACCACCCGACGATCCGCCTTTTTGATGGGATCGTGGAGATTCTGAAAGCGTTGAGGGAGCTGGGTATTTACCCCGGAATCGTCACTTCCAGAAGGCGGCGGGAGTTTAATGCCGATTTTGCCGCATTCGGGCTGAACCACCTTTTCGGGACAGTAATATGCGTGGATGATACCCCTCGGCCGAAACCCTATCCCGATCCCCTGCTGGAATATCTGAAGCGGGTGGATGGTGTGCGCCAGGAGACCATATATATCGGCGACACCCTCTATGATGAGCAGTGTGCCCATGCCGCAGAGGTAGATTTTGCCCTCGCCGCCTGGGGTGCCCACAGTCGTGAAGGTATACGGGCCGACCATCACCTGGAATCACCCGGCGAGGTGCTGAAACTGGTGGTTGACGACCTATGA
- a CDS encoding metallophosphoesterase family protein, translating to MKKLVVVALLLLCFTALDAQKLIFNEEGTFKIVQFTDVHYVHGNIKSDTALMAINRVLDAEKPDMVIFTGDVVTGRPVKEGWDAVTRPVIDRKIPFAVTFGNHDDEQGMTRLALERLITSYPYNCNYPTGGEPSGVLNNVIPVYGGKSDMEVKGLIYCFDSGAYSTVNDVSGYGWITTEIIEWYKKQSLRFTRQNNFQPLPALAYFHIPLSEYQIAFDDESNKRVGVRKEEECAPKLNPGMFLAMKEMGDVMGTFVGHDHVNNYIVDYYGVALGYGQFTGWRTTYVPEMNGARIVRLKEGKREFDTWIRLLDGRVINNVSFPADLKKEQKKD from the coding sequence ATGAAAAAGCTGGTAGTTGTCGCTCTTCTATTGTTGTGCTTCACCGCCCTCGATGCCCAGAAACTGATTTTTAACGAGGAGGGTACATTCAAGATTGTACAGTTTACCGATGTCCATTATGTACACGGCAATATCAAGTCGGATACGGCATTAATGGCAATAAACCGGGTACTGGATGCCGAAAAACCGGATATGGTGATCTTCACCGGAGATGTTGTCACCGGAAGGCCGGTAAAAGAGGGATGGGATGCCGTGACAAGACCGGTTATCGACAGGAAGATCCCGTTTGCCGTTACCTTTGGAAACCATGACGATGAGCAAGGCATGACCCGTTTGGCGCTGGAAAGACTGATCACTTCATACCCCTATAACTGCAACTATCCTACAGGCGGTGAACCCTCCGGCGTGTTGAATAACGTGATTCCCGTCTACGGGGGAAAGAGCGATATGGAGGTGAAAGGATTGATCTACTGCTTCGATTCAGGAGCCTACTCAACGGTGAACGATGTATCGGGATATGGCTGGATAACAACTGAAATTATCGAGTGGTACAAGAAACAGAGTTTACGCTTTACCCGCCAGAATAATTTCCAGCCGTTACCTGCATTGGCCTATTTCCATATTCCGCTTTCGGAGTACCAGATAGCTTTTGATGACGAGAGCAACAAGAGGGTGGGGGTGCGCAAGGAAGAGGAGTGCGCTCCAAAATTGAATCCGGGGATGTTTCTCGCCATGAAAGAGATGGGCGACGTGATGGGCACCTTCGTCGGTCACGATCATGTCAACAACTACATCGTGGATTACTACGGTGTGGCATTGGGATATGGTCAGTTCACCGGATGGCGGACCACCTATGTCCCTGAAATGAACGGAGCAAGGATTGTAAGGCTGAAGGAGGGGAAGCGCGAGTTCGATACCTGGATCAGGCTGCTTGACGGACGGGTTATCAACAACGTCTCCTTTCCTGCCGATCTGAAAAAGGAGCAGAAAAAGGATTGA
- a CDS encoding ribose-phosphate pyrophosphokinase: MQEKPFKIFSGTKSRYFAEKVCNSLGCPLGNMIIEHFADGEFSVSYEESIRGRQVFLIQSTFPNSDNLMELLLMIDAAKRASAKSIIAVIPYFGWARQDRKDKPRVSIGAKLIADMLSTAGISRLITMDLHADQIQGFFNVPVDHLYASGVFVDYMKSMNQENLVIATPDVGGTKRASAYAKFLGCPMVICYKIRKKANVISDMQIIGDVEGMDVLLVDDIVDTAGTMTKAAELMMQKGARSVRAVVSHAVMSDPASERIENSSLSEIIFTDSIPYTKSCSKVKVLSVADMFANAILRVCNNESISSLYVV, translated from the coding sequence ATGCAAGAAAAGCCGTTTAAGATCTTCTCGGGAACAAAATCACGCTATTTTGCCGAGAAGGTTTGTAATAGTTTAGGATGTCCGCTCGGGAATATGATTATCGAACATTTTGCCGACGGGGAATTTTCGGTTTCATACGAGGAGTCGATCCGGGGAAGACAGGTATTCCTTATCCAGTCCACGTTTCCCAATTCAGATAACCTGATGGAACTGCTGCTCATGATCGATGCCGCCAAGCGGGCATCGGCCAAGTCCATTATAGCGGTGATCCCCTATTTCGGATGGGCACGTCAGGACAGAAAAGATAAGCCTCGTGTAAGTATCGGAGCGAAGCTGATAGCCGACATGTTGAGTACAGCCGGTATCAGTAGATTGATAACCATGGACTTGCATGCCGACCAGATACAGGGATTTTTCAATGTGCCGGTTGACCATCTCTATGCATCCGGTGTATTTGTAGATTATATGAAGAGTATGAACCAGGAGAACCTGGTGATTGCCACACCAGATGTGGGTGGAACCAAGCGTGCCAGCGCCTATGCCAAGTTTCTGGGCTGCCCCATGGTCATCTGCTACAAGATCCGCAAAAAGGCGAACGTAATTTCTGACATGCAGATCATCGGAGATGTTGAAGGAATGGATGTGTTGCTGGTAGACGATATCGTGGATACGGCAGGAACCATGACCAAGGCTGCCGAGCTGATGATGCAGAAAGGGGCGCGGTCTGTAAGGGCCGTTGTCAGTCACGCCGTGATGTCGGATCCCGCCAGCGAACGGATCGAAAACTCCTCGCTCAGCGAGATCATCTTTACCGACAGTATTCCCTACACAAAATCGTGCAGCAAGGTAAAGGTGCTGTCGGTGGCCGATATGTTCGCAAATGCCATCCTGAGGGTATGTAACAACGAATCGATAAGTTCTCTGTATGTAGTATAA
- a CDS encoding alpha-amylase family glycosyl hydrolase, whose amino-acid sequence MKPRKKFIYQLLPRLLGNTKTTNIPNGTLEENGCGKFNDISDIFLNQLKESGYTHVWLIGILAHASATDYTRFGIPAEYPEIVKGNAGSPYAVRDVYDVDPDLAVNVADRMGEFEALVEGIHRAGLSVIIDFIPNHLARNFRSVNLPEGAEEFGSNDDTSVAFSPQNNFYYLPGEELEIQFPVRKKAEITYRERPAKVTGNDCFTSKPTQFDWYETVKLNYGVDIQNGYTKHFSEIPDTWKKMRNVLVYWAKKRIDGFRVDMAEMVPLEFWQWAIPQVKQEFPDMIFLAEVYNPDAYRSFLSQGNFDYLYDKVGLYDVLRDVACGYRPASDITFALNGVGDIQHHMLNFIENHDEQRVASDFFLKDGKRGRAAMIVTACVNLNPVMIYFGQELGERGMDEEGFSGRDGRTSIFDYWSVDTIRRWNNNGRWDGALLTDEERELKGFYADLLTLCNRETALSNGLFYDLMPANYENMAFDSTRQFAFLRGSAGELILVIANFDDHEVEVEVNIPPHAYDFFGLPCSGSYNAMPLLAGNGSGIVFLANDPVRVKVAANSGELYKISSF is encoded by the coding sequence ATGAAGCCGCGGAAAAAGTTTATCTATCAACTGTTGCCGCGATTGCTCGGAAACACCAAAACCACCAACATCCCGAACGGAACCCTGGAGGAGAACGGGTGTGGAAAGTTTAACGATATCAGCGATATATTTCTCAATCAACTCAAAGAGAGTGGATATACCCACGTCTGGCTTATCGGTATTCTGGCACATGCTTCTGCCACCGATTACACCCGGTTCGGCATTCCTGCGGAGTATCCCGAAATCGTTAAGGGGAATGCGGGTTCACCCTATGCCGTGAGGGATGTATACGACGTGGATCCCGATCTGGCGGTGAATGTGGCCGACAGGATGGGCGAATTTGAGGCGTTGGTGGAGGGGATCCACCGTGCTGGCCTGAGCGTGATTATCGATTTCATTCCCAACCACCTGGCAAGGAACTTCAGATCTGTCAACCTTCCCGAAGGGGCTGAGGAGTTCGGGAGCAACGACGATACATCTGTAGCTTTCTCTCCTCAAAACAACTTCTATTACTTGCCGGGTGAGGAGCTGGAGATCCAGTTTCCGGTCAGAAAAAAGGCGGAGATAACCTATAGGGAGCGGCCGGCGAAGGTAACCGGGAACGACTGTTTTACGAGCAAACCGACGCAGTTCGACTGGTATGAGACGGTGAAGCTCAACTACGGTGTTGATATTCAGAATGGTTACACTAAACATTTTTCCGAAATTCCAGATACCTGGAAGAAGATGAGGAACGTGCTGGTATACTGGGCAAAGAAGCGGATAGATGGCTTCAGGGTAGATATGGCCGAAATGGTCCCGCTGGAGTTCTGGCAATGGGCGATTCCTCAGGTGAAACAGGAGTTCCCGGACATGATCTTCCTCGCCGAAGTCTACAATCCGGATGCTTACCGGTCGTTTCTCAGCCAGGGCAATTTCGATTACCTCTACGACAAGGTAGGGCTTTACGACGTTCTGCGCGATGTAGCCTGCGGCTATCGCCCCGCCTCGGATATCACCTTCGCCCTGAATGGTGTGGGTGATATTCAGCATCATATGCTCAACTTTATCGAAAACCACGATGAACAGCGGGTGGCTTCAGATTTTTTCCTGAAGGATGGAAAGAGGGGGAGGGCAGCCATGATTGTCACCGCATGCGTGAATCTCAACCCGGTGATGATCTATTTCGGCCAGGAGTTGGGTGAGCGTGGAATGGACGAAGAGGGTTTCAGCGGAAGGGATGGCCGTACCTCCATCTTCGACTACTGGTCGGTCGACACCATCCGGCGCTGGAACAACAACGGGAGATGGGACGGAGCCTTGTTGACCGATGAGGAACGGGAACTGAAGGGGTTCTATGCAGATCTCCTTACTTTGTGTAACCGCGAAACCGCCTTGAGTAACGGGCTTTTTTACGATCTGATGCCGGCAAATTACGAGAACATGGCATTTGATTCCACCAGGCAGTTTGCATTCCTGCGCGGATCTGCCGGCGAGTTGATCCTGGTGATTGCTAATTTCGATGACCATGAGGTTGAGGTTGAGGTAAATATTCCTCCTCATGCGTACGATTTTTTCGGTCTACCCTGCAGCGGGAGCTACAACGCCATGCCGTTGCTGGCCGGCAATGGTTCCGGTATCGTTTTTTTAGCAAATGATCCGGTTCGGGTAAAGGTAGCTGCAAACAGTGGTGAACTGTACAAAATTTCCTCTTTTTAA
- a CDS encoding patatin-like phospholipase family protein has product MGIFGKDYDYYLGYALSGGGAKGFAHLGAFMVFESYGLKPDVIVGTSAGALAGVFYADGFTPEEISELFRKHEFREFFEFSVPKAGLFKNSGLEKFLKNNLRSSSFEQLKVPFKAVTTDWERARTVVFSEGRSLVDAVVASCSVPIVFTPKVIGGTPYVDGGLLKNFPVSVIRDNCKYVIGVNVSMITSPPEKVSIRTTAERTFKLMSNSNTLVDRSMCDILVETAEAQKYFMFDLNNIDRIREIGYESASSALGEERSLEIVKRCHRHYQLEERVKQQIDKIRKLSS; this is encoded by the coding sequence GTGGGAATATTTGGAAAAGATTATGACTACTATCTGGGCTATGCGCTGAGCGGTGGCGGTGCAAAAGGGTTTGCCCATCTGGGGGCTTTCATGGTATTCGAGAGCTACGGCCTGAAGCCGGATGTGATTGTAGGAACCAGTGCCGGCGCATTGGCCGGCGTATTCTATGCCGACGGTTTCACACCGGAAGAGATCAGCGAGCTTTTCAGAAAGCATGAGTTTCGTGAGTTTTTTGAATTTTCAGTACCCAAGGCAGGTCTCTTCAAGAATTCGGGATTGGAGAAATTTCTGAAGAACAATTTGAGGTCCTCCTCTTTCGAGCAATTGAAGGTCCCCTTCAAGGCGGTTACAACCGATTGGGAAAGGGCCCGTACCGTGGTCTTTTCGGAGGGACGTTCGTTGGTGGATGCCGTGGTGGCCTCATGTTCCGTTCCTATCGTTTTTACACCCAAGGTTATCGGCGGAACCCCTTATGTTGACGGGGGACTACTGAAAAATTTCCCGGTTTCGGTCATTCGGGACAACTGCAAATATGTTATCGGGGTAAATGTTTCGATGATCACCTCCCCGCCAGAAAAGGTGAGCATCAGGACTACTGCAGAACGTACATTCAAGTTGATGTCCAACTCAAATACACTGGTCGACAGGAGCATGTGCGATATTCTCGTGGAAACTGCAGAGGCCCAGAAATATTTCATGTTCGACCTGAACAATATCGACCGGATAAGGGAGATCGGGTATGAGTCTGCATCGTCGGCACTGGGTGAAGAGAGATCGCTGGAGATTGTCAAAAGATGTCACCGGCACTATCAACTGGAGGAGAGAGTGAAGCAGCAAATCGACAAAATAAGAAAATTAAGTTCATGA